The genomic interval TCCAATAGACCCCCGAGGTCCCGCTCCACCTGGTCGATGTGGTTGCGATGGAACACGAAGGACTTCTTGATGTCCTCCAGGGTGTGCCCCTCCGCCATCATTCGTTTGATGACGTTGATACGGCGCACTGCTTCCACGGGGTAGAGACCCAGGCTCCCCTGGTGTTTCCCCTTACGACCGACCCGGCGGCTTCTCGGTAGCAAACCCGCCTGGACGTACTTGCGGAAGGTCGCCTCCGACAGACGCACGCCCCTCGGACGGAAGATTTCCAGGATGGCGCTCGCGGGAAGTCCCCCCGCGTTCTCGCGCTCAATCCGAGCAATCTCGTCGGGGTCCAACAGGTCCATCGGTTCCATTGAATATAAGCTACTCAGAAGAGGACACTGAGTGCCAGAAACGACCCTTCGGTGTCAAGGCAGACCGCTACAGGTCCGTAGCGCCGAGGCGGCGCACGCTTCGTTGCTTGGGGATGGCGAACAGACGCGTCGACGAGGCACACGCGCGGCGGCGCGGCGCCATGCGTCAACGGCGGGAACGTGCGGACTCCGGGAAGTGAGACGGCGAGACGGGGCGGGTGTCGGCGGTGCCCCAGGGCGTGACACGACCTCCCAGGTCTGGAGGTGTCAACGCGTGAACATCAGCAACGGGGTGGCGATGCGCCAGGGCGGCGCTGACTCACCGGCTCCGGGGCGGCCGGAACTCGTGCGTCACCGTGGTGCCCGCGGTGATGGTGACGTCGAGGCTCTTGTCACCCGCGGGATGACTGAACAGCAGCTTGTAGGTGCCGGGGGCCAACTTGAAGGACGCGCGGCCGGAGACCTCCCGGAGGCGGCGGCCGTCGAGGAACACCGTCGCGTACGGGGTGGCCTTGAGCACCAGCAGTCCCGTGGGACTCACGGCGGCCTGACGCACGGGGGGCGAGGCCGTCCCCTCCTCGGCGGACTTCGGAGGGGTGGCGAGAACGGACTCGCGCTTCAACCCCTCCACCTCGGCTTCCGAGTCCGCGGCGTCCTGTGCGGGAGCACTTCCGGGCAGTGCTCCACTCGCGGGCACCAGCTCCCCGGGCGTCACACCGGCGGCGGGAATCGTCGTGTTCTGGACAATGCTTCCGCCCACGGCGGGTGGAACCTTCGGGGTCGGCTCGGCGCGCCCTGGTGAAGTGACGGTCTTGGGGAGGGATTCCGCCAGAGTGGGCCGGGGCGCGGGCTCGGAGCCCGTGGAGACACCCGAGCCACGCACGATGAAGCCCCCGGCAACGAAAGCCACGCAGAGGCCCACGGTCAGCCCCAACACTCGAGGCTTTCTCCAGAACGGAGTGCTCCCGCCACCTTCCGGGACGCCGGGCACGTCACCCCCGTGAGAGGACAGGCCTGGCGA from Myxococcus stipitatus carries:
- a CDS encoding MerR family transcriptional regulator, whose amino-acid sequence is MEPMDLLDPDEIARIERENAGGLPASAILEIFRPRGVRLSEATFRKYVQAGLLPRSRRVGRKGKHQGSLGLYPVEAVRRINVIKRMMAEGHTLEDIKKSFVFHRNHIDQVERDLGGLLDGLQDELGERAFGGEHRRSLEAELATLRQRAQDLVRDVARLGSAVTAREDESMSSQ